The Methanocella arvoryzae MRE50 DNA window CCGTGCTGCCGGTACAGTTCGGCCACGGCGTCGATGTCGGTCAGGGATGAGAACACAGTCAAAACCCGGCCTCCGATCGGCAGTATCCGTTTGACCCCGGCCAGGAACTGCCTGATGACATCCCTGCCGTCCGGGCCGCCGTCGAACGCCCGGTTGAGCCAGGTATCGAGCTTTTCGTCCTCTGATGTCGGAAGATAGGGGGGATTGAAGATGATGACGTCGAACTGGCCGCAGATGCCGCTGAACAGGTCGGTCCTCACGACTTCGACCCCGTTGAGGCGGGCGTTCTGGCAGGCGATCGGATTGATGTCCG harbors:
- a CDS encoding HemK2/MTQ2 family protein methyltransferase; this translates as MTVRIYRDKEFELLEGVYDPGDDSFLLVEAALKDIRAGEKVLEVGTGSGVVSFFVKDVTRVIATDINPIACQNARLNGVEVVRTDLFSGICGQFDVIIFNPPYLPTSEDEKLDTWLNRAFDGGPDGRDVIRQFLAGVKRILPIGGRVLTVFSSLTDIDAVAELYRQHGFSVETVAREKVPFEVLVVFKCVRLS